In the genome of Vanessa cardui chromosome 11, ilVanCard2.1, whole genome shotgun sequence, the window TTTTACTCTACGTTTAGGGATGCCGTCAATAAAAAAAGAGCTATACGTCTTTAAAATATCGATaagcgcttttttatcatcgcCTTCTAAATCAGTGTCGATAGAAGAAAAGTCAAAATTGTCTAAGGTTTGACACAAATCCGCTTGGGACGTTTCAGGCTTTGAGAAAATAATGCAGTCACTGTTAATCTCTACTTTTACCCCCTTCTCTATAAGGTCCCGCCCAATAATTACAGGTTCGGAGACAATATTGTCAGGgataatatgaaacaaaagaGATACTGAAACATTTTGAATTCTAACTTGACTCAAAATTTGTTTGTTGCAATAAATTACCGATGAACCGATGCCTTTCAAAGAAACTACTTCGTTATGTACTGTACCCGGAAACTTATCCGAAAAATTTTCAGATACAAGCGAGCAGGCAGACCCACTGtcaaaaagaaaagaaatagtCTCACCAGATGATATCGTCAACTCGCCTTGAATCGGTCTCTGGTCGCAGAGGTACACCTCCTTCACCATTGAGCTTGAACCGCCGGGATTTTGTCGGTTGGTACACGATGAGGCCAAATGTCCCGGCTGACCGCAGACGTAACATTTGACAGACTGGTTCCTCTCATTCGTCGGTACTCGTAGTTTGTCGTTTGGCTTCGGCGTAACAGTAATTTCTTGTTTTCTTCTGCGGCAATCTACCGCCCTGTGGCCCAATATACCGCAATGATGACAGGCACCCGTGAACTTGTACTCGGAGTAGCGTGGTCTTTTTGCTTCAACGTCATGGCTTTCAACGCTTTCTGATCGCCTTTTCAGAGACACTCCGTTTAAAATTCGAAGAAGCTGAGATCGTGTCGATATAACATGGGAGTTCAACTCGCGACGTAAACAGTTGTCTTTTTGACACAGCACCGAAGTAACAAGACCTACTTTCATATCTTCAGCCATTTCTACTCGAGGAATCCGCTCAATTAAGCCCCATAGACGCATAGCGGCTTCGCATGCACTTTCTTTGTTACCGATTTGAAATCTTATGacattatcaaaataatcttggGGTAACATTTGCCTTGCAAACTTAGCCAGcaacatttcttttatttggGGCCATTGTAACTGCGTTACATCTAATTTGGTTAAGCACGTTGCTGCTCTGCCCTTTAATGCATGTGTCAAAACTAATAACAATTCGGGCCCTTGTAACTTTTTACTGTTCACGATAATTTCAGTTACTTTGCACCAACCTTCTATATCCGCATCTGTACTATCAGGATCGAACTGGATCAACTGTGTAATCGAAGTAGGTTGAGAGGCTGACATTATTTTCGTCAACAAGGCTTCCATTGTTTGCAGAAAGTTTGACGATGACGGACGATCACTATTCTCCTCATTTGAATGCCCTtcgtatcccacttctgatatagGAACTTGGCCCATATCAGAATTATTTCTTTGCTCCATAGTGGCGTGGATTAACGGGCGAGGAGAAAATAATTAACGCTTAATGTAATAATCGATGTTATAATTCAAATAGTTGATTTAACATACTTCACAATTTAATTAACTCACTACAATTAACTAAGCACTGATATCTAAGTTCAATTATACAGTTCAAACTTGATATTAACTGAAATCACTAGACGTTCCGCGGACAACGTGGCGCATGCGCCGAATATGACCGGACTCTTACACCGACCCGAGCACAATGACACCAGTCACCCGAGTTCCGTCAAGCGAGATGTCCTCTAACATTCGCTTTGCTAAGGCGCTAAAACGAgggtagttttattacaaaataatcaacTTGGCTTCCGGGATTACGAATGCGCCGTCATATTCATTACaatcatttatttgttttggtgtttttttttattttgtattattagtcTTGagccattttaaaattaattgtatacatttacttatttatttaggcTATAATTGTGTATCACACTGTAATTGCAGTTGTTGTTAATCTTTTTCCTTGTTTATTTTGTGGATTAACATCTTATAttgattagataaataaaaaatataaaaataaatctcttaGAATAAGGCTGGTTACACACCGAGTACAAGATATATCTTACATAAATCGACTTACCACATTGACTTCTATTTCCTTCTTATATGTATCCTTGCTGTCATTCATGATACCAGCGTTGTTTATTACTACATCTATATATCCCTGTTCCTCAATGATAGCCTGATACGCTCCATATAAATCATCCTGATTCGTGACATCTCCCTTTATGAACTTGACCTTATTAGCTCCGTACTTCTTGTTTAATTGATTCTGTAACGCGATTCCTTTGTCCTCTGCAATGTCCAGATTGGCTACGTGctgaaacataatattatttattacatatcctTGTTCGTACCTCTTATATTTCAGTTTGGtggaatgtggcagaatttcaaacGAAACATACAGGATTCCTTACGAATATTATCTGTTCCATCTTCCATATCAACTCTCTACTTGATCAGATACTTCTAAACTTGATTATGTGTTTAACATCAAATACTATCCCATATCTAAAGACGTTTTTTTATTGGGAGTTTATTAAGTTTAACAGTCGTAATGAATCTGTCGGTTATATTGCGTTATAGTGGAAGGTACTGGAAAACCTACTCAGTTATTCGATAGCCAAACTTTTGCATTGCTTATAGTTTATATGacgagttagccagtgtaatgaCAGTTACATGAACATAACATGTTGTATCAATTCCGTCTTTACGATATAAGATATCACTATCACtacacattataaaacaaagtcctccGGCCACGTTTGTCAGTATGTATGTTCGCGATTATCTccaaaactgctgaaccgattttcatTTCCACGGATACACAGATTCGCGAGGAagatttaggtatataatttattaaggttttttatgtaaataagttgaaatagaacaattgttaaacatgtcgggaAAAAAACTAGACACCAGGgagttttcatttcaataataaagatatttcaatatatttaataaatcaacaaaaatatatacatagacgttaaaaatataaataaaaacttttgtcCACCCGTGTGAAGCTGTAACGGGcctttagttatttatatttcttatatcattTTAGATTAtcttattatcttatattattttagacattATACCCAACGAGTAATTactattaggtatatataacgagggttatgttccaaacccttaatggaagaggaggccttaacccagttgtgggaaatgtacagactgttactttatatataatgaagttttacatttatttgtaaaattttagttatGATATGTATTAAAGTTTGCACTGCCATgtcgaattaattatatttacgacAAGATCTAATAATACTCTCTTTGAGTAATCTTGATCTCgatacttattaattaatataacgtCATAATTACGTCTAACAGATTTGTATACTTATTATTTCATTCTACAAACTCAgtcatatatttattcatgaaaTTTCCTTGGTCgacatcaaatataaataaaaatgtaatacattGCAAAAACTCTTTTAGCCCAGATATAAAATGTCGACCTGTCATTTACTAGTTCTGAGATAGAagtgttaatatttctaatcaaTTGATTGGCATCGTTCATCTTCAAAATCATCAATCTCTCATCAAAATCTCGACTAAATAATcaaatccaaataaatattattcagggagtgttttacaaataacctgTTCTACATCCtattatgtgaatataaaaagcttagtttaaatatataattataatggaaGTAAACATTGTGACCAGCTGATACACTATTAGTTGAGttcaatatactataatatatttaccaacATATTATGCTGatcatgataaaattttattgaattgaccttatagataaaaaaattttttgtttaaaaatttgttcggatgtttaatttgattcatagttttgttttgattcatAGAAGTCGCTCTAGATAATCTACAGTACGGTACAGGacaaaaatacttaaacaatataatcatttattaaaaaaaaaaaaaaaacagaattaacAGTAcaactaacataaaaaaaacgagTTATTTGTACTAAAACATACCTTTACATTTTCATCCAATAAAAACTCAATAACTTTAGCACCGATGCCTATAGAACCTCCCGTTATGAAAACGACTTTATTCGTTATGTCGAACATGACTTATGATGACActgttaacttttaaataagcTGCATAACGTAATAGGCggtctatttatattaaatgcttatGAAGCAAGTATAAAAGTACATATGTAATGTGAAAATCGAATAATTAATAACGATAAGGATGTTATTAAAGTTGAAAGATATGgtagtattcaataaaaataagataacaaCGTGTTATTggctaaaatttaaatttttgcaaaATCTATAACCactgataatattattagtcaTATGTGATTGGCTCAAACTTTGTTTACATATATGAATCATATATAATGTTCAAACTCGTGCCAACATGTATGTGAATTTCATGTTATATCAAAATTTTGGCGTGGAATTGCGCTAatgataattatgtatattaacttattaaaattgtaatgtaaaactttttttcatcatttctaattttttataaaaaaaataatgttagatTTTTACCTATAGATTCAATCGACTCGATAAATAGAAATGTGTTTAAATCGTTTGAGCAgattttgaaacaaattaatttatttttctttggtatgggttggcggacgagcatttaggccacctgatggtaaatgttcaccatcacccatagacaatgaagctgtaagaaatattaactattctttacatcgtcaatgtgccaccaaccttgggaactaagatactatatccttgtgcctgtagttacactgcctcactcacccttcaaaccggaacacaacaatactgagtactgttatttggaaaAGATTTACGTGCaggtttaatttattcaacTTGAACTCAAAATAAAAACGTGAAAAGCCCATCAAACAtaccttaaattaaaataatagctgAAAATGCATCATAGTTCAGACAATGGACAAACGTCTCTAGGTAATTGATGTGTTGGTAAATAAATGACAAGCAACGTACAACGCAATCATTACTGATTTGCTATGATAAAAGAATTTTCCAACTTTAATTCGGgaataatttcatttcaattttatgttGTCTAATTAATTCTGATATTTCGATAACCTCGTATGATCTTTGACGGGCCACAATAATTAGGGTCAGCTATATCACCttgttgataattaattatttttgtattatgtaatgGAGATAAAACTACAGGCCTCTTTATGAGTATATCTACGTTCGGATCTATAGTTctgacaaaacaaattaaaaaaaaagaatatataagcTTTGCATTTAAATGTTCTACAAATGGGGATTTTTCTATTGGTCTGAAAACAAACTGATTTGaattaaacacaattttttttatattatttgctggAATATATCAGTATGTCATAACGAGTGATTGTCGTATGTTCGTTTATGTAAGTTTACTCAGAACGTCTTATAAGCATAAATTGATTAGGGTTCATATCTAATCTctggtttaaaaatattttacggcGGGTCTATCGGCTGTTTTCAATAATTATCAAGATTACAACGGATTACCTTTTCCCTCACATCTATTTAAGTATGTAGATGAAAGGGAAAAAGTATAACAACGACAtactgaattttaattttagttatacGAAAcacactaataaatatttttgtaataaatctttatgCTACTGTCAATTTGCAAAAGAGACCAGCATATTATCCAATGTACTTAATCGTAATTCCAAAAGTATCTGATCATTCTGAAAAAAGTTGAAACATTGTTGAATTCCGCTATGAGTTGCCTAactctactatatatatatatagatctaATATGGTTGTATCACCTTAAAATTTATTCTGCATTTTCGCTATGTCTCGATCTATAATTATATGGATCTATATTATAGAGCTGAGAGGGCCCAGTGGtttagtggttagaatgcgtgcatcttaaccgatgattgcgggttcaaacccagtcaagcaccactatatatatgtgcttaatttgtgtttataattcatctcgtgcttagcggtgaaaaACATCgcgatgaaacctgcatgtgtcgaatttcatagaaattcagccacatgtgtattccaccaacccgcattggaacagtttggtggaatatgttccaaaccctctccctaatggaagaggaggcctgatctcagcagtgggaaatgtacaggctgttattttactttactttttttttactcgaTCTATATGCaaattcgtaattatttatcatcatcatcatcatcagcccttttttgtccactgctggacataggcctctcccagtgcacgccactgtggtctttctccggctactcgcatccagctcctgcctgctgccttgcgtaaatcgttcctgaggacgtcctaccctacgtttgccgagacgcgatCCACTCTAGAAAAcattttccccaacggttatcggttccacgacaaatatggccagcccactgccaattcagcttactaatccggtgggctatgtcaaTTATGGTTCTTTATCAAAGAACCAATGATTTATATTAGACATAAATTGGCATCTGATACCGTAAGTTGTATCAATCTAACTGTCATTGCGTACATAATCATATATCATTCAAAATACCACACCACTATCATCagaacaactatattaaaaaaaacgcgtgCGTATCAAGACGCTCGATAATTGAACCTAATCTAAttgaactatttaatattaaaacgtgATTTGAAGTCACATTgacgccgtaacgcgttacgtaacgaagggGTTTACCCTCccataagaagttatcacttTAAAACTTTAAAGGTTATCAGTCGATTTTGACAGATAAGAGAAAGATTAATAGAGATAGATTCGCCCATCCGAGCGTATTTTCAACACTAACCAGGTTGACTATTGATGAAGGCCTTTTATATtgctttgaaaataaatcaacaaatagtatctaatgatattttgtttgtaatcttAATAAATCGTCTATTCAGATTATAAatagaacataaataaatcatataattatacatacgtCATACAATTACATTGACTTGGGTGGTTcgtttattgataaaatgacAATCTataatcttttgttttaatactataaccaaacaaatatattacgtGTATGGAATTAACATTTCAGctgttaatttacaaataaacttatGTTATAGATACATCTAGAATAGTCAAgagttatttataagttttattaacaaCTCCTTCGAACAAATGAGATGTAAACAGTTTACTAGCACGCatcaacatacatatacatcaaCATAATATGTACTTATTGAAACGATGTTATTTTACGTAAGGATAAGTGTTATGACCACAACGCGTCCTTTTCCCCTCTTTCTCGCTAACTCTTTcctttatttaagatttaatataattttgtttaagcatattttataattattgttttaattcacacggcattttttgtcatttaataattccaaaacgttgttaatttaattaattgcgtctggtatttacataataatcataataaatagcGAAAGCTAGTTCATTCGAACAGGGAGTCCCACGGTAGTTGTCGCTCtcgtttcaatataataatgaatttaatacaATTGGTAAATGAAttctaaagaaaatataattttcgataaaaaaaatataaaagacgaatagcaaaaaatatacaaaacatagtAGTTATTATTGCATTTCGTttcatattgataaatataatatacgcacctaatgataataaagaaatataaaatattatgacaaattttatatcaatagaaGAAAGAATAATGCGACGATTATAAAAATTTGGTATCGATAATCacgtgaaatttattattaaaatataaataaacaacctaaagcaattatattatatgtaaacgGGTCCAATtagtttacataaaattatacacaaacaCAACTTTTAAACGGCAGAACACACATAAAAAAGCACTTGCTTTTTTTGATATACTTGGGTTGTCTCTCCTGTACAGATGGATACCTACctcgtataattattataaagtaatatgattTCTACtccaaacaataataatatcaatgtaatatttttaattgaaaaatattatgccTACGCAAATAGTATagcaataaagtaattaaaggtaatatttgtaataattgaaacaggagttttgaataaaacatgacaatataaataaataattgtcttaTTTAATCTGCCTGAAATTTGCCCTTACGTTTGACAATgtcgaaattattttttggtgaagATACAATTCATTCTAATGTAGGCGTTCAGCAAGGAGATCCATTGGGTCCTGCTCTATTTAGCTTAGGATATTCATAGctgcatttcgaatttaaaatcgaaattaaacgtttggtatctagatgatggaactataggaggtaaactagatgacgttattaaagatttaattaaaaattagagAACAATTTGATAAAGCTTTTTACGGTTcggtaagaattttttttacggACGAACTTTACTTTCTTTACTCACGAAAATATTAGTTTGGCAatggataaatttaataaagttgcacccaacataaaaattcttcataaagCTACATGCCTCCTTGGTGCACCACTATTTGATAAGGGCATAGAGCCTATTTTTTAGccttaacaataaaattaaaatattttcggacaattttgacagattgggcattttaaattctcatatagcttataccatcttaaaacattgcctttttgttccaaaattaatgtacattcttCGCGCGAGCCCAATCAggaaatatcaaatcaaatcaaatcaaataaaaaagtcttTATTTAGACACACCTTAtgcaaacaatataatataaataaaaattttaacaaaaagaaaaaccgacttcaaacaaaacactattttaaaacaaataaaaatgcactaaaaaataacaaaaataattgcatatttaacatattttttagagtcctcctgggaatgaaatgaaaaatattagactacttaaaagtcgttttacgattatataacgtagttatagttagtgttatatttggagccggtgtcaccttaaccttaccaaactttcaccaaactaccctttaagtatatcctttatagtaaaaaaagaatcatcaattGGTTTgcgcaattttgagttattcatcTATTaccgcgcatatacataatgcaaatttaagacttatatcgttttcataaggataccatcatcggaacaGGATTAagttaaaatgggaccccacgggaagcacttcctttcaaacaaaaaaaaaatatcaaaatcggcccacccagtaaaaagttatgaggtaacaaacataaaaaaatacagacgaattgataacctcctcctttttgaagtcggttgaatatATTAGTACGGTCCTTCCTTACAATTTAGTTTCTAAAAAATCTTTTGGACCCAGGTTATACATAGCACGACTTTAAGGTATATTAAGGCCCTCATCTGCACCAGTTGGTTCGTATTGATGTCAGATATATATTGATACAGAGCATAATCCCATAGGATAATAGCTATCAATCATTAGTCAACAATCTGATTTTAAAACTTTTGCCCAGGAATCGGAAAATTCATctgtttttgttaatatattcacTGATTGAATTAAGATTTTGACGTTGCTGctattacatttattcatattaaacgaGGTCTACAACTAttcgccatttttttttaaagttaaaagtagttttttttacgAATACGAATATAAGTGATTTATCTAAGTGTTAAGTTGTACCACCGATTGGTTCCAGACGAAATAACTCCTCAACGTTAAACAGCATAgtaattttgtacataaaacttatttttaaatgttttttttttttacttggttCTATTAACCGATTACATAACAGCTGCcagtttattttaatgaccCTTAAAGTCAACTCTTTCTTTCTCAACCTTCTTTACTAAGAAATGTATATATTCATAGTGATCATCAAACGGTGACGTCTATTAATACTTAACATTAccgacatatgtatatatggtaATAAGGATTATAGGAAAATTATATGACAGTTTAAAGGTTATTATCAGTGTTAAATAGCAGACTATATTAGTGTTGTATATCAGTTAAAAGAAGGTAGTCGTGTCATAATCATGTTTGAACTGAtcgataaagtaataattataaccgGTGGTGGAAATGGCATCGGTGCGGCCCTCGCTAACCAAATGCTGGAGGAAGGTGTTAAGGTAAattcttctttatttaaagCCAAAAGGTCCTTTATACTTATTGATTCGTATAAGTACTTTGTTTTTTAAGAACTGAGTTTAATGGAATAACCGTAAGTAATTTGAAAGAAGGTATTTTTTTGGGAAGGTAAgacatttttacataattatatacaattacatttctGTACGTATtagtgtcatctatacaatttcgtatattgagtaatataccttatgtatctatttttaattagatataaattatgccgaagatcatttatttaaagagaGTCTACAGCAAATTGTTTACTGTTCTAAATTTTATTGGTATTAATCTcttgctaataataataataaattttctcgtgctcggcggtgaatgaagaATAACGATGTCAGGAGACTTGTAAgtgtgtatttattaaatatctataaaaaaatctcaagACATCAATCGCTAGATTGATGTCTTGAGATTTTCTTCTTTTATcacattaattgttaaaaatcgTTTTGGAATCATTAAATCTATCATAATATCATTCTATATCTATAAGAGAATTATTTGTTTCAGAATCAAAGcctaatactattattttgtctgtaattttataaataattttaatataaatgatactAATCTATTTTGGATTTCTTAACATGATCGATAATAATTGACAAATGAGGTCGAGGTTAACAGGTATACACTTTAACCATAAAAATACTTGTCTCTTACGACATATACGGGTTTAAATATGGCGCTTCATGTCTACTGAAAACCATAGGctaaatctaatttaataagCAACTCtcgtataaaaattatttcgtGAATGGCTTCAATTTggatcaaatttttatttagatatgattttgttttttaaggttatttttatagaatttcacagcaaagatttttttaaaactatttattatagcCGTGTGTATCGTGggcactattatttaaaataataaaaattagttaTTTCAACATAATTAACTCAACAATTACCAAATAAACTTTCTgcgaatttattttcatttaaggtCTTAACAATACTTGGGAAATAGAgtcacttatatttatttaaaaccataATCATTAATGTCTATCTTGAAGATCACGTATCTCTCTTATAATTTCTGATATTTAAATTCTGAcacctttttctttttattttattttttcgtttcgTTTTTGTCTTGACTGATTGCGGCCATGGTAATTTCGGATGATCGTTCTAAAAAAAGAATTCAATGCGCCAGAAATATGGTCATGCTTGATCACGACTTCTCTCTCTATTTATTTACTCTTATCGTCTGATAGTTAATTCAAAACGACTAGAGAGTTTGGGAACAACAACACTTTTAAGTGACATTTGAGGAATAAGagcattccaaattcaaaacttTCGATCTGATTTCTGAATTTTATAAGCTTAGTTACAAGATTAACGAGATAGATCTAGATCCATTAAAtgattgttttttcttttacagTTTGTTGCGATACTAGACGTTGATGGAAATTCCGGTAAAGCGTTGGAGAAAAAATTAGCAGAAAAGTATCATACAGATAAAGTAAGATTTATGAAATGTGACGTCACGAAGGAGGAAGAACTCAATGCTGCCTTCGATGAAACATTGCAACGATTTGGTTACATTGACGTCGTTGTTAACAACGCCGGCATAGCGAATGACGCGATTCATCGGAaggaaattgaaataaattttgtaatgaaccataaatttatatttataagtttaatttttatagtctCAAAGTCTGACTTGCagctataataatatactaagaagtcatatatattttctcttTCCAAAATGATTTCTAGCTGTTGTATAAAATTGAAAGGGATAATCattgacaaataaaaagtatgataattatattgtatttttatcttttcgtataatctgatttatttttaagtctgCCGTCGTGACAAGTTCTTTAAAGGCGTTGGAATTAATGCGACAAGACAAAGGCGGAATCGGTGGTACCATTGTAAACGTGTCATCAGTTAGCGCTCTGGCTTTATTATCACCGACAGTCTTTGTATATGGAGCAACCAAAGCAGCGATCCTTCATTTTACTTCGAGCATTGGGGTATATATAAGTTCTTTACTTTTTATGCTACTtatgacaattaataaatttcaatatgcTTTTGACAGAAATTTCTTGGTATACGTTTTATTAATGCTCAAATCCATGATAgaactattaatttttatgtgccTAATATGAGTTAATAATATTCTACTCGCCAGGAAAGGAAATAATTTGAAGTagcattcatttatttttattcctgtaATGAAGGAGAAAGAGTGTTGAGATCTTAGAAGAATATATAAATCTCATATACCTGATAATCACGTCTtagatcaatatttttttccacaGAAAGAAGCATATTATGCCAGGACAAAAGTTCGAACAATAACTATGTGTTTCGGTGCCACAGAAACAGATATGATATCGAGAGTAACTAGCTTTGACGAGACATTGACACAAAATATGCACAAAATAATGAAGTATGATCCTATACAAACGTAAGTTTATGATCCACAAAATTTTAGTATGatgtattaatatgaataagtgATACTAGCGATTAAAAAACATTCGAATATACCCAAATTAGCTGATTAAGACTGAAAGCAGccaaaaatactaattaaataatattggttAAGTttctcaataattaatttaaagtagagATAGTTATTAGAATAACAAGTTTAatgacataaatttatatttaaatttaacaccaTAGTTTTTCGTGaggataaataaaatgtgataaAGCGtagatattgtttaaatttacagAGTAGAGCAAGCGGCACAGGGCGCTGTTGTTGCTTTTAAAACTGGTAAGAGTGGCAGTGTATGGCTTGTTTGGTGTAAAGTTGAAGATATCACAGATCGAGTGGACAAGGCTTACGAAATTATGGCAGGAGATATATTTGATTAAGAGGAAATGAAGATAATAATGAGCACCTTATGAGTTA includes:
- the LOC124533835 gene encoding 15-hydroxyprostaglandin dehydrogenase [NAD(+)]-like — protein: MFELIDKVIIITGGGNGIGAALANQMLEEGVKFVAILDVDGNSGKALEKKLAEKYHTDKVRFMKCDVTKEEELNAAFDETLQRFGYIDVVVNNAGIANDAIHRKEIEINFSAVVTSSLKALELMRQDKGGIGGTIVNVSSVSALALLSPTVFVYGATKAAILHFTSSIGKEAYYARTKVRTITMCFGATETDMISRVTSFDETLTQNMHKIMKYDPIQTVEQAAQGAVVAFKTGKSGSVWLVWCKVEDITDRVDKAYEIMAGDIFD